From a region of the Odontesthes bonariensis isolate fOdoBon6 chromosome 4, fOdoBon6.hap1, whole genome shotgun sequence genome:
- the LOC142378437 gene encoding uncharacterized protein LOC142378437 isoform X13, whose protein sequence is MELLVFLLLAGLVGTTSAQATGTGTTPTPDSTTSSTVNTTSLPDNATSLPDNATSSTVNTTSLPDDATSLPDNATSSTVNTTSLPDDATSSTVNTTSLPDNATSSTVNTTSLPDNTTSLPDNATSLPDNTTSSTVNTTSLPDNTTSFPDNTTSLPDNTTSSTVNTTSLPDNTTSLPDNTTSLPDNTTSSTVNTTSLPDNTTSLPDNTTSLPDNTTSSTVNTTSLPDNTTSLPDNTTSLPDNTTSSTVNTTSLPDNTTSSTVNTTSLPDNTTSLPDNTTSLPDNTTSSTVNTTSLPDNTTSFPDNTTSLPDNTTSSTVNTTSLPDNATSSTVNTTSLPDNTTSLPDNATSSTVNTTSLPDNTTSLPDNATSSTVNTTSLPDNTTSSTVNTTSLPDNATSLPDNATSSTVNTTSLPDNATSSTVNTTSSTVNTTSLPDNATSSTVNTTSLPDNATSSTVNTTSLPDNATSSTVNTTSLPDNATSSTVNTTSLPDNATSSTVNTTSLPDNATSSTVNTTSLPDNATSSTVNTTSLPDNATSSTVNTTSSTVNTTSLPDNATSSTVNTTSSTVNTTSLPDNATSSTVNTTSSTVNTTSLPDNATSSTVNTTSSTVNTTSLPDNATSSTVNTTSLPDNTTSSVVNATSSIVNTTSSPVNTISSTVNTTSSSINTTSPFNTTFSAVNTTSSPVNVSIPAEVNTTQSTVTLTSTHGNTTSPLNQTSTQQNTTSPPPVVTTSSGNSTSSTMNTASPSVNQSTAANATSAPVQITSTSVNTTSSNTASPPAVITSSSSGHASSPAVSENSTTSIITTGAPTTVRTTTPAPPPEPKISLGFSLKQTFTPELGNASSPAFKELETKVTSALNNIYSQKFGEAFNRTIIKGFRSGSVVADVELVFNEGQTLPNATAAADTLVEAAASGNLSLPVNASTIVARVVETPTVAPVTTAPSTASAPISTTKLPTNVTSSPINLTTQLVNMTSPPVSPTTQLSNITSPHLNMTSSPTVSTSTILNATSLPLNQTSPPVSPTTQLSNITSPHLNMTSSPTVSTSTILNATSLPLNQTSPPVSPTTQLSNITSPPLNMTSPALNATSPPLNMTSPASPQVSTTPLPGHASSPAVSENSTTSIITTGAPTTVRTTTPAPPPEPKISLGFSLKQTFTPELGNASSPAFKELETKVTSALNNIYSQKFGEAFNRTIIKGFRSGSVVADVELVFNEGQTLPNATAAADTLVEAAASGNLSLPVNASTIVARVVETPTVAPVTTAPSTASAPISTTKLPTNVTSSPINLTTQLVNMTSPPVSPTTQLSNITSPHLNMTSSPTVSTSTILNATSLPLNQTSPPVSPTTQPTNITSPHLNMTSPALNATSPPLNMTSPTSPQVSTTPLPALNATSPPLNMTSPTSPQVTTTPLPANVTQPNITTVSTIITTAVPAPPRVSLGFSLQQNFSSDLGNETSPVFLALAKQVQDSLDLVYKNKFGNRFVRSKVRSFRQGSVVVDAELIFNDTSSVPEDNEVANTLVEAANSSNPNFTLSVNTATIVATRVVTTTVVPSTSVGSTVSTVAQTSPPLTSTSSPLNATSPPLNATSAPVNITSPALNATSPTVNMTSPTLNATSPPLNVTSVPPLSTTSPTAATTTATVIVTTAAPPETTVKLGFSLQQTFTSGLSNSDSDEFKTLANRIQEALDSIYRTRFGVRFLRSLIRAFRQGSVVVDADLVFHNASSVPETTEVANALVTASNSSNFTLPLNTSSVVATRINATTQPTTPTTVNMTSPTLNGTSPPLNVTSVPTLSTTSPTAATTSATVIVTTAAPPESTVKLGFSLQQTFTSGLSNSDSDEFKTLANRIQEALDSIYRTRFGVRFLRSLIRAFRQGSVVVDADLVFHNASSVPETTEVANALVTASNSSNFTLPLNTSSVVATRINTTTQPTTPTTAATTTATVIVTTAAPPESTVKLGFSLQQTFTSGLSNSDSDEFKTLANRIQEVLDSIYRTRFGVRFLRSLIRAFRQGSVVVDADLVFHNASSVPETTEVANALVTASNSSNFTLPLNTSSVVATRINATQPTTPTTASATSPPVNMTSPPLNATSPPVNITSPPLNATSAPVNITSPALNATSPTVNMTSPTLNATSPPLNVTSVPTLSTTSPTAATTTATVIVTTAAPPESTVKLGFSLQQTFTSGLSNSDSDEFKTLANRIQEVLDSIYRTRFGVRFLRSLIRAFRQGSVVVDADLVFHNASSVPETTEVANALVTASNSSNFTLPLNTSSVVATRINTTTQPTTPTTASATSPPVNITSPPLNATSPPVNMTSPPLNATSPTVNMTSPTLNATSPPLNATSPPLSTTSPTAATTTATVIVTTAAPPETTVQLGFSLQQTFTSGLSNSDSDEFKTLANRIQEVLDSIYRTRFGVRFLRSLIRAFRQGSVVVDADLVFHNASSVPETTEVANALVTASNSSNFTLPLNTSSVVATRINTTTQPTTPTTASATSPPVNITSPPLNATSAPVNMTSPPLNATSPTVNMTSPTLNATSPPLNATSPPLSTTSPTAATTTATVIVTTAAPPETTVQLGFSLQQTFTSGLSNSDSDEFKTLANRIQEVLDSIYRTRFGVRFLRSLIRAFRQGSVVVDADLVFRNASSVPETTEVANALVTASNSSNFTLPLNISSVVATRINTTTQPTTPTTASATSPQLNSTSSLANMTSPSLNATSPTASATSPPVNITSPPLNVTSPTASATSPPVNMTSPPLNSTSPPVNVTSVPPLSTTSPTAVTTTATVIVTNAAPPETIVKLGFSLRQTFTSGLLNSDSDEFKTLANRIQEVLDSIYRTRFGVRFLRSLIRAFRQGSVVVDADLVFRNASSVPETTEVENALVTASNNSNFTLPLNTSSVVATRINTTQPTTPTTVSTTTVATTAAPTTAAATTAAATTAAPTTAAATTAAATTAAPTTVAATTAPSTTANAPTTTTTTVIFSLTMLAVAQVLINL, encoded by the exons ATAGCACAACTTCATCCACGGTGAACACAACTTCATTACCAGACAACGCAACTTCATTACCAGACAACGCAACTTCATCCACGGTGAACACAACTTCATTACCAGACGACGCAACTTCATTACCAGACAACGCAACTTCATCCACGGTGAACACAACTTCATTACCAGACGACGCAACTTCATCCACGGTGAACACAACTTCATTACCAGACAACGCAACTTCATCCACGGTGAACACAACTTCACTACCAGACAACACAACTTCATTACCAGACAACGCAACTTCATTACCAGACAACACAACTTCATCCACGGTGAACACAACTTCACTACCAGACAACACAACTTCATTCCCAGACAACACAACTTCATTACCAGATAACACAACTTCATCCACGGTGAACACAACTTCACTACCAGACAACACAACTTCATTACCAGACAACACAACTTCATTACCAGACAACACAACTTCATCCACGGTGAACACAACTTCACTACCAGACAACACAACTTCATTACCAGACAACACAACTTCATTACCAGATAACACAACTTCATCCACGGTGAACACAACTTCACTACCAGACAACACAACTTCATTACCAGACAACACAACTTCACTACCAGATAACACAACTTCATCCACGGTGAACACAACTTCATTACCAGATAACACAACTTCATCCACGGTGAACACAACTTCACTACCAGACAACACAACTTCATTACCAGACAACACAACTTCATTACCAGACAACACAACTTCATCCACGGTGAACACAACTTCACTACCAGACAACACAACTTCATTCCCAGACAACACAACTTCATTACCAGATAACACAACTTCATCCACGGTGAACACAACTTCATTACCAGACAACGCAACTTCATCCACGGTGAACACAACTTCACTACCAGACAACACAACTTCATTACCAGACAACGCAACTTCATCCACGGTGAACACAACTTCACTACCAGACAACACAACTTCATTACCAGACAACGCAACTTCATCCACGGTGAACACAACTTCATTACCAGACAACACAACTTCATCCACGGTGAACACAACTTCACTACCAGACAACGCAACTTCATTACCAGACAACGCAACTTCATCCACGGTGAACACAACTTCATTACCAGACAACGCAACTTCATCCACGGTGAACACAACTTCATCCACGGTGAACACAACTTCATTACCAGACAACGCAACTTCATCCACGGTGAACACAACTTCATTACCAGACAACGCAACTTCATCCACGGTGAACACAACTTCATTACCAGACAACGCAACTTCATCCACGGTGAACACAACTTCATTACCAGACAACGCAACTTCATCCACGGTGAACACAACTTCATTACCAGATAACGCAACTTCATCCACGGTGAACACAACTTCATTACCAGACAACGCAACTTCATCCACGGTGAACACAACTTCATTACCAGACAACGCAACTTCATCCACGGTGAACACAACTTCACTACCAGACAACGCAACTTCATCCACGGTGAACACAACTTCATCCACGGTGAACACAACTTCACTACCAGACAACGCAACTTCATCCACGGTGAACACAACTTCATCCACGGTGAACACAACTTCACTACCAGACAACGCAACTTCATCCACGGTGAACACAACTTCATCCACGGTTAACACAACTTCACTACCAGACAACGCAACTTCATCCACAGTGAACACAACTTCATCCACGGTGAACACAACTTCACTACCAGACAACGCAACTTCATCCACGGTGAACACAACTTCATTACCAGACAACACAACGTCCTCCGTGGTCAATGCAACTTCATCAATAGTCAACACAACTTCATCACCGGTCAACACAATTTCATCAACAGTCAACACAACTTCATCATCAATTAACACAACTTCACCGTTTAACACAACCTTTTCAGCAGTCAACACAACTTCATCACCAGTCAACGTCTCAATTCCAGCAGAGG TCAACACAACCCAATCAACAGTCACCCTAACATCAACACATGGAAATACAACTTCACCTCTTAACCAAACCTCAACTCAGCAAAACACAACCTCTCCACCACCAGTCGTCACAACATCTTCAG GGAATTCAACTTCATCAACAATGAACACAGCCTCGCCATCAGTGAACcaaagcacagcagcaaatGCAACATCAGCACCTGTCCAAATAACGTCAACCTCTGTGAACACAACCTCGTCAAACACAGCCTCGCCACCAGCAGTCATCACAAGTTCATCTTCAG GTCATGCAAGTTCCCCAGCTGTGAGTGAAAATTCGACAACTTCCATCATTACTACTGGTGCTCCAACTACAGTTAGAACTACAACACCTGCCCCACCGCCGGAGCCTAAAATCTCTTTGGGATTCAGTTTGAAACAAACCTTTACTCCAGAACTTGGAAACGCTTCATCACCAGCGTTCAAGGAATTAGAAACTAAAGTAACTTCTGCG CTCAACaacatttattcacaaaaattTGGGGAGGCCTTTAATCGCACCATCATCAAAGGCTTCAG GAGTGGATCTGTTGTGGCAGATGTTGAGCTGGTATTCAATGAAGGACAGACACTTCCAAATGCCACTGCAGCTGCTGATACTTTAGTGGAAGCTGCTGCTTCTGGTAACTTATCTCTGCCTGTCAATGCATCAACTATTGTAGCCAGAG TTGTAGAGACACCAACTGTAGCTCCAGTCACCACTGCACCTtcaacag CCTCAGCACCAATCAGTACGACCAAACTACCAACAAATGTCACGTCATCACCTATTAACTTGACCACACAACTTGTAAACATGACCTCACCACCGGTCAGCCCAACCACACAACTGAGCAACATCACATCACCTCATCTGAACATGACGTCATCACCAACTGTTTCAACCTCAACAATTCTCAATGCAACGTCACTACCACTTAACCAGACCTCACCACCGGTCAGCCCAACCACACAACTGAGCAACATCACATCACCTCATCTGAACATGACGTCATCACCAACTGTTTCAACCTCAACAATTCTCAATGCAACCTCACTGCCACTTAACCAGACCTCACCACCGGTCAGCCCAACCACACAACTGAGCAACATCACATCACCACCACTCAACATGACATCACCAGCACTCAATGCAACTTCACCACCACTCAACATGACTTCACCAGCCTCACCTCAAGTCAGCACAACGCCACTGCCAG GTCATGCAAGTTCCCCAGCTGTGAGTGAAAATTCGACAACTTCCATCATTACTACTGGTGCTCCAACTACAGTTAGAACTACAACACCTGCCCCACCGCCGGAGCCTAAAATCTCTTTGGGATTCAGTTTGAAACAAACCTTTACTCCAGAACTTGGAAACGCTTCATCACCAGCGTTCAAGGAATTAGAAACTAAAGTAACTTCTGCG CTCAACaacatttattcacaaaaattTGGGGAGGCCTTTAATCGCACCATCATCAAAGGCTTCAG GAGTGGATCTGTTGTGGCAGATGTTGAGCTGGTATTCAATGAAGGACAGACACTTCCAAATGCCACTGCAGCTGCTGATACTTTAGTGGAAGCTGCTGCTTCTGGTAACTTATCTCTGCCTGTCAATGCATCAACTATTGTAGCCAGAG TTGTAGAGACACCAACTGTAGCTCCAGTCACCACTGCACCTTcaacag CCTCAGCACCAATCAGTACGACCAAACTACCAACAAATGTCACGTCATCACCTATTAACTTGACCACACAACTTGTAAACATGACCTCACCACCGGTCAGCCCAACCACACAACTGAGCAACATCACATCACCTCATCTGAACATGACGTCATCACCAACTGTTTCAACCTCAACAATTCTCAATGCAACGTCACTACCACTTAACCAGACCTCACCACCGGTCAGCCCAACCACACAACCGACCAACATCACATCACCTCATCTGAACATGACATCACCAGCACTCAATGCAACTTCACCACCACTCAACATGACTTCACCAACCTCACCTCAAGTCAGCACAACGCCACTGCCAG CACTCAATGCAACTTCACCACCACTCAACATGACTTCACCAACCTCACCTCAAGTCACCACAACGCCACTGCCAG CAAATGTAACACAACCAAACATTACAACGGTTTCTACGATCATAACAACTGCCGTGCCAGCACCACCAAGGGTCAGCCTGGGATTTAGTTTGCAACAAAACTTTTCATCTGACCTTGGTAATGAGACTTCTCCAGTGTTCCTGGCATTAGCAAAACAAGTACAAGATTCG CTTGATCTCGTCTACAAGAACAAATTTGGGAATCGTTTCGTCCGATCTAAAGTCAGATCTTTCAG ACAAGGTTCCGTTGTGGTAGATGCTGAGTTGATATTTAATGATACCAGCTCTGTCCCAGAAGATAATGAGGTGGCAAATACTCTGGTGGAAGCAGCCAACAGTTCCAACCCCAACTTCACTCTATCAGTGAATACAGCAACCATTGTTGCAACAA GAGTGGTTACGACCACGGTTGTGCCTTCCACATCAGTGGGTTCAACTGTGTCAACAG TTGCGCAAACTTCACCACCACTCACTTCAACCTCATCCCCACTGAATGCAACTTCACCACCACTCAATGCAACTTCAGCACCAGTCAACATTACATCACCAGCACTCAATGCCACTTCTCCAACAGTCAACATGACATCACCAACACTGAATGCAACTTCACCACCACTCAATGTAACCTCAGTGCCACCATTGTCCACCACGTCCCCTACAG CTGCTACCACAACTGCTACTGTGATCGTAACCACTGCCGCACCACCAGAAACAACAGTCAAATTGGGATTTAGCCTGCAACAAACCTTTACCTCTGGACTTTCAAACAGTGATTCTGATGAGTTCAAGACATTAGCAAACAGAATACAAGAAGCT CTGGATTCCATCTATAGGACAAGATTTGGCGTCCGTTTCCTGCGATCTCTCATCAGAGCTTTCAG ACAAGGTTCCGTTGTGGTAGATGCTGATCTGGTATTCCATAATGCCAGCTCCGTCCCAGAAACAACCGAGGTGGCAAATGCTCTGGTGACAGCATCCAACAGTTCCAACTTCACACTCCCGTTGAACACGTCAAGTGTGGTTGCAACAA GAATTAATGCAACAACTCAACCtaccacaccaactacag TCAACATGACATCACCAACACTGAATGGAACTTCACCACCACTCAATGTCACCTCAGTGCCAACATTGTCCACCACGTCCCCTACAG CTGCTACCACATCTGCTACTGTGATCGTAACCACTGCCGCACCACCAGAATCAACAGTCAAATTGGGATTTAGCCTGCAACAAACCTTTACCTCTGGACTTTCAAACAGTGATTCTGATGAGTTCAAGACATTAGCAAACAGAATACAAGAAGCT CTGGATTCCATCTATAGGACAAGATTTGGCGTCCGTTTCCTGCGATCTCTCATCAGAGCTTTCAG ACAAGGTTCCGTTGTGGTAGATGCTGATCTGGTATTCCATAATGCCAGCTCCGTCCCAGAAACAACCGAGGTGGCAAATGCTCTGGTGACAGCATCCAACAGTTCCAACTTCACGCTCCCGTTGAACACATCAAGTGTGGTTGCAACAA GAATTAATACAACAACTCAACCtaccacaccaactacag CTGCTACCACAACTGCTACTGTGATCGTAACCACTGCCGCACCACCAGAATCAACAGTCAAATTGGGATTTAGCCTGCAACAAACCTTTACCTCTGGACTTTCAAACAGTGATTCTGATGAGTTCAAGACATTAGCAAACAGAATACAAGAAGTT CTGGATTCCATCTATAGGACAAGATTTGGCGTCCGTTTCCTGCGATCTCTCATCAGAGCTTTCAG ACAAGGTTCCGTTGTGGTAGATGCTGATCTGGTATTCCATAATGCCAGCTCCGTCCCAGAAACAACCGAGGTGGCAAATGCTCTGGTGACAGCATCCAACAGTTCCAACTTCACGCTCCCGTTGAACACGTCAAGTGTGGTTGCAACAA GAATTAATGCAACTCAACCtaccacaccaactacag CCAGTGCAACTTCACCACCTGTCAACATGACATCACCACCACTCAATGCAACTTCACCACCTGTCAACATTACTTCACCACCACTCAATGCAACTTCAGCACCAGTCAACATTACATCACCAGCACTCAATGCCACTTCTCCAACAGTCAACATGACATCACCAACACTGAATGCAACTTCACCACCACTCAATGTCACCTCAGTGCCAACATTGTCCACCACGTCCCCCACAG CTGCTACCACAACTGCTACTGTGATCGTAACCACTGCCGCACCACCAGAATCAACAGTCAAATTGGGATTTAGCCTGCAACAAACCTTTACCTCTGGACTTTCAAACAGTGATTCTGATGAGTTCAAGACATTAGCAAACAGAATACAAGAAGTT CTGGATTCCATCTATAGGACAAGATTTGGCGTCCGTTTCCTGCGATCTCTCATCAGAGCTTTCAG ACAAGGTTCCGTTGTGGTAGATGCTGATCTGGTATTCCATAATGCCAGCTCCGTCCCAGAAACAACCGAGGTGGCAAATGCTCTGGTGACAGCATCCAACAGTTCCAACTTCACGCTCCCGTTGAACACGTCAAGTGTGGTTGCAACAA GAATTAATACAACAACTCAACCtaccacaccaactacag CCAGTGCAACTTCACCACCTGTCAACATTACATCACCACCACTCAATGCAACTTCACCACCAGTCAACATGACATCACCACCACTCAATGCCACTTCTCCAACAGTCAACATGACATCACCAACACTGAATGCAACTTCACCACCACTCAATGCAACTTCTCCACCATTGTCCACCACTTCACCTACAG CTGCTACCACAACTGCTACTGTGATCGTAACCACTGCCGCACCACCAGAAACAACAGTCCAATTGGGATTTAGCCTGCAACAAACCTTTACCTCTGGACTTTCAAACAGTGATTCTGATGAGTTCAAGACATTAGCAAACAGAATACAAGAAGTT CTGGATTCCATCTATAGGACAAGATTTGGCGTCCGTTTCCTGCGATCTCTCATCAGAGCTTTCAG ACAAGGTTCCGTTGTGGTAGATGCTGATCTGGTATTCCATAATGCCAGCTCCGTCCCAGAAACAACCGAGGTGGCAAATGCTCTGGTGACAGCATCCAACAGTTCCAACTTCACGCTCCCGTTGAACACGTCAAGTGTGGTTGCAACAA GAATTAATACAACAACTCAACCtaccacaccaactacag CCAGTGCAACTTCACCACCTGTCAACATTACATCACCACCACTCAATGCAACTTCAGCACCAGTCAACATGACATCACCACCACTCAATGCCACTTCTCCAACAGTCAACATGACATCACCAACACTGAATGCAACTTCACCACCACTCAATGCAACTTCTCCACCATTGTCCACCACTTCACCTACAG CTGCTACCACAACTGCTACTGTGATCGTAACCACTGCCGCACCACCAGAAACAACAGTCCAATTGGGATTTAGCCTGCAACAAACCTTTACCTCTGGACTTTCAAACAGTGATTCTGATGAGTTCAAGACATTAGCAAACAGAATACAAGAAGTT CTGGATTCCATCTATAGGACAAGATTTGGCGTCCGTTTCCTGCGATCTCTCATCAGAGCTTTCAG ACAAGGTTCCGTTGTGGTAGATGCTGATCTGGTATTCCGTAATGCCAGCTCCGTCCCAGAAACAACTGAGGTTGCAAATGCTCTGGTGACAGCATCCAACAGTTCCAACTTCACGCTCCCGTTGAACATATCAAGTGTGGTTGCAACAA GAATTAATACAACAACTCAACCtaccacaccaactacag CCAGTGCAACTTCACCACAACTGAATTCAACTTCCTCACTTGCCAACATGACATCACCATCACTCAATGCAACTTCTCCAACAGCCAGTGCAACTTCACCACCTGTCAACATTACATCACCACCACTCAATGTAACTTCTCCAACAGCCAGTGCAACTTCACCACCTGTCAACATGACATCACCACCACTGAATTCAACTTCACCACCAGTCAATGTCACCTCAGTGCCACCATTGTCCACCACGTCCCCTACAG CtgttaccacaactgctactgTGATCGTAACCAATGCCGCACCACCAGAAACAATTGTCAAATTGGGATTTAGCCTGCGACAAACCTTTACCTCTGGACTTTTAAACAGTGATTCTGATGAGTTCAAGACATTAGCAAACAGAATACAAGAAGTT CTGGATTCCATCTATAGGACCAGATTTGGCGTCCGTTTCCTGCGATCTCTTATCAGAGCTTTCAG ACAAGGTTCCGTTGTGGTAGATGCTGATCTGGTATTCCGTAATGCCAGCTCCGTCCCAGAAACAACTGAGGTGGAAAATGCTCTGGTGACAGCATCCAACAATTCCAACTTCACACTCCCGTTGAACACGTCAAGTGTGGTTGCAACAA GAATTAATACAACTCAACCtaccacaccaactacag TCTCCACAACTACAGTTGCAACAACTGCAGCTCCAACAACTGCAGCTGCAACAACTGCAGCTGCAACAACTGCAGCTCCAACAACTGCAGCTGCAACAACTGCAGCTGCAACAACTGCAGCTCCAACAACTGTTGCTGCAACCACAGCTCCAAGTACCACTGCTAATGCTCCCACTACTACTACAACTACTGTAATCTTTTCACTTACAATGCTGGCTGTTGCACAGGTGCTGATTAATTTATAG